CGCTCGCCACACGGTGCACCGTCGGTGAGCCAGCGGCCTGGAGCGCGTCGCCCACACGGAAGACGGACACGGCGTCGCGCAGACGATGGGCCTGATCTTCCAGCGAGCCCGCCGCAGCCGCAGCCTCCTCCACGAGGGCCGCGTTCTGCTGCGTGACTTCATCCATCTGCGTAACAGCGCGGTTGACCTGTTCGATGCCGCTCGACTGTTCGGCCGATGCGGCCGAGATCTCGCCCATGATGTCCGTCACACGCTGCACGGCCTGCACGATCTCGTCCATCGTCTTACCGGCTTGGGCCACCAGGGACGAGCCGTTTTCCACGCGTCCCACCGAATCCTCGATGAGCACCTTGATTTCCTTCGCGGCGGCCGCGCTACGCTGTGCCAGCGTGCGCACTTCGCCCGCCACGACGGCGAAGCCACGCCCCTGCTCGCCCGCGCGCGCCGCTTCCACGGCCGCGTTCAGCGCAAGGATGTTGGTCTGGAACGCAATACCTTCGATCACGCTGATGATGTCGACGATCTTGTGCGAACTCGTCGAGATGCCCTGCATCGTGTCGACGACGTTGCCCACGACCTGACCACCACGCGCTGCGATTTCCGAGGCGTTCACGGCCATCGCGCTCGCCTGACGGGCGTTGTCCGCGTTCTGTTTGACGGTGGCCGTCAGTTGCTCCATCGACGATGCCGTTTGCTCCAGCGACGCCGCCTGTTGTTCGGTACGTGCCGACAAATCCGTGTTGCCTGCGGCGATTTCACGCGAGGCGATGTTGATCGACTCGATGCCTTCGCGCACATCGGAGACGATGGACAGCAGACTGTTCTTCATGACCGACAGGCCGAACAGCAACTGGCCGATTTCGTCGCGACCCACGCCTTCGGCCTTTCCGGTCAGGTCGCCTGCCGCGATCTGCTTCGACATGCCGAGTGCGACGCGCAGCGGATGGTTGATCGCGCGACGCAGGATGCTGCCCAGCAGGAACAGCACGACGATGCCGCCCAGCACTGCGACGACCGTCGCCCCACGCACAATCGTGTGTTCTTTCTGCGACTGCTGATACAGATCGGTCGCCTGCGTGAGTTCGAGACGCGTGAGCGCGTTCAGCTCGTCGCGCATCGGCCCGTAGGCCGGCTTCACTTTTTCGAGGTACGTCTGTTGTGCGCCTTCGGCCGAACCGACACGCAGCATCTCGACCGTCTGCAACAAGCCATCGGACGTAAAGCGCTGACGGATCACATCGAAGCGCTCGGCTTGCGCCCGCGTGCTGTCGTCGACCGTCTTCATGTACTCCGCCCACTGGCGGTTGATTTCGTCGAGGCTGCCCGCGATTTCGTCACCGGCGCGCTTCATCGCGTCGAGATTCGGGCTGCCGACGGCTTCGGCCACCAGCAGCACGTCGCGGTCGAGCTTCTGACCGATGACGCCGAGCGTGCTCACCGGCACCATGCCGTTGCGGTACACCTTCAACAGCTTGTCGTTGCTGCTCGACACGCCCCACAGACCCAGACCACCGACGATGGCGAGCAGGAGCGCACCGAGCACGATGATGCCCGTCAGGCGTGCGCGCAACGTGTCGAGACGCACACGGCGCGCGAGCGCTGCAATACCGCCGCGCTCGACCTGACCGCCGCGAATGCGCAGATTGCCTGCCTGTCCGCTACGGAAGCGGGCGTAGAGCGCTTCGGCCTGCGCTGTCGCGCCTGCAGCGGGACGCACTCGCACCGACGTGTAGCCGACGACGGCGTTGTTTTCGAGCGTCGGCGTGACGGTGGCCAGCACCCAGTAGAAGTCGCCGTTCTTGCGGCGGTTCTTGACCAGCCCGGTCCACGTGTCGCCGCGCTTGATCGTCTCCCACAGATCGCCGAATGCCTCGGAGGGCATGTCGGGATGGCGAACGATGTTGTGCGGCGCCCCCAGCAGTTCGTCACGCGAATAGCCGCTCACCTCCACGAAGGCGGGATTGGCATACGTGATCCGCCCCTTGAGATCCGTCCGAGAGATCAGATACTGATGCTCGCCGATGACGAATTCGTTCTGGGTAACGGGCTGGTTATCGCGCACGTGCTCGGTCTCCGTGGACTGGGTGAGTGGGTTATGTCTGTAAGGGTGACGCGGCGGGTGTCTCGGCCCCGCCTGCGGTTAGTACATGGATTAAGTTGCCGACATGGACGACGTCGGCAATGCCGCCGCCGGACTTAGCTTCCCAGACGCTCGATGAGCGCCATGTCGTCGCTGGTCATCAGCTTTTCGATGTCCATCAGGATCAGCATGCGGCCTTCGACCGTGCCCAGACCCGTGATGTACTCGGTCGCCAGTTGTGCGCCGAACTCCGGTGCAGGCTTGATCTCACCGCGTGCGAGCGTGAGCACGTCGGACACGCCGTCGACCACCATGCCGACCACACGGCCCGCCACGTTCAGAATGATCACGACCGTCTGCGTGTCGTACTCGACGCGGCCCAGACGGAACTTGATACGCATGTCCACGATCGGCACGATGATGCCGCGCAGGTTGATCACGCCCTTGATGAACTCGGGCGCGTTCGCGATGCGGGTCACGGCGTCGTAGCCGCGAATTTCCTGCACCTTCAGGATGTCGATACCGTATTCCTCTTCACCCAACGTGAAGACGAGAAATTCCTGGCCGTCGCCATCGGTCTGCATGGCGCCTGCGTGGCGCGACACGGCCTGCTCTTGCGAAAGGTTGTCCATCTAACGCGTCTCCGACTTCAGTTGAAGATGGTGGCAGCGGCCGAGCGCTGGCCGCGCTGGAGCGCCGCCACATCGACGATCAATGCCACACTGCCGTCACCCATGATGGTGGCGGCGGAAATACCGTGAATACGGCGGTAATTGGTTTCGAGGTTCTTCACCACGACTTGCTGCTGACCGACCAGCTCGTCGACGAGCAGCGCGAAACGGCGGCCTTCGGCCTGAAGGATCACGATGATGCCCTGCGTCGGATCGAGGCGCGCTTCGGGCACTTCGAACGTGCGGTACAGCTCGACGAGCGGCAGATACTCGCCGCGCACCAGCACGACCTGGCCTTCGCCGGTCACCGCGCGAATGTCGTCGCGACGCGGCTGCAGCGACTCCATGACGAAGTTCAGCGGCAGAATGAAGATCTCAGGGCCGACCTTGACGGACATACCGTCGAGAATCGCGAGCGTGAGCGGCAGCACGATGCGGATCGTGGTGCCCTTGCCGCGCGTGGACAGAATCTCCACGTGGCCACCCATCTGCTGGATGTTTCGCTTCACGACGTCCATGCCCACGCCACGGCCCGACACATCGGTCACGGCTTCGGCGGTAGAGAAGCCCGGCGCAAAGATCAGTTGCCATACTTCCTCGTCCGCCATCGACTCGGACACGTTCATGCCTTGCTGCTGCGCCTTGGCGAGAATCTTCTCGCGGCGCAGGCCCGCGCCGTCGTCGCTCACTTCGATGACGATGTTGCCGCCCTGATGCGCGGCAGACAGCACCAGTTGACCGACAGGGTCTTTACCCGAGGCCAGACGCTGCTCCGTCGTTTCGATGCCGTGATCGAGACTGTTACGCACCAGGTGCGTGAGCGGATCGATGATGCGCTCGATCAGGCTCTTGTCGAGTTCGGTCGCCTGACCGAACGTCACGAGTTCGATCTGCTTGCCGAGCTTGGTCGCGAGATCGCGCACCAGACGCGGGAAGCGCGAGAACACGTAGTCCATCGGCATCATGCGGATGGACATCACCGCTTCTTGCAGATCGCGCGCGTTGCGCTCCAGCTGACCCATGCCGTTGAACAGGCGGTCGTGGAGCATCGGGTCGAGGCTGCTTGCGGTCTGCGCGAGCATGGCCTGCGTAATCACCAGTTCACCCACGAGATTGATGAGCTGATCGACCTTCTCCACCCCCACGCGAATCGAGCTGTTCTCGTGACCGGCAGCGCCGCCTGCGGCGGGTGCGGCGGCACGCTTCTCCGGCGGATGCTGCGCGCCACCACCGCCCGAGGCGGCTTGCGGGGCGGCAGGCGGAACGACGATCGGCTCGGCGGCAGCCGGCGGCACGACGGCTTGCGGCGTTGCCGGTGCGGCTGCGGCCGGAATTTCGATCGGTGCCGAAGCGGCCGAAGCCACCGGAGCGGGAGCGGGAGCCGGTTCGAAGATTTCGACGGTTTGAACCGGAGCGGCCGGAGCAGCCGGTGCAGCCGCTGGTGCGGCGGGCGCGGCAGGGGCTGCAGCAACGGCGGACGCGTCCTGCACATCGATCTGCGACGGTTCGATCACGAAGCAACACACGGCGAGGATGTCGTCGG
This window of the Pandoraea sputorum genome carries:
- a CDS encoding chemotaxis protein CheW; the encoded protein is MDNLSQEQAVSRHAGAMQTDGDGQEFLVFTLGEEEYGIDILKVQEIRGYDAVTRIANAPEFIKGVINLRGIIVPIVDMRIKFRLGRVEYDTQTVVIILNVAGRVVGMVVDGVSDVLTLARGEIKPAPEFGAQLATEYITGLGTVEGRMLILMDIEKLMTSDDMALIERLGS
- the cheA gene encoding chemotaxis protein CheA; this translates as MEHLLLALDVSAPDNEQLNAIFRAAHSIKGGAATFGFTALTETTHLLENLLDRARRGELQLRTEMVDTFLETKDVLHQQLNAYRASSEPDAEAMKRICAVLQQLAAEGDGAPVSAAPTSPFAPPPAPAPAPAPAAPAAQATPAVDASGAPTSDIPPGQKRLKVTLSGVGEKDQALLAEELGNLGAVAGRNTVGDALHLWLDTTCDADDILAVCCFVIEPSQIDVQDASAVAAAPAAPAAPAAAPAAPAAPVQTVEIFEPAPAPAPVASAASAPIEIPAAAAPATPQAVVPPAAAEPIVVPPAAPQAASGGGGAQHPPEKRAAAPAAGGAAGHENSSIRVGVEKVDQLINLVGELVITQAMLAQTASSLDPMLHDRLFNGMGQLERNARDLQEAVMSIRMMPMDYVFSRFPRLVRDLATKLGKQIELVTFGQATELDKSLIERIIDPLTHLVRNSLDHGIETTEQRLASGKDPVGQLVLSAAHQGGNIVIEVSDDGAGLRREKILAKAQQQGMNVSESMADEEVWQLIFAPGFSTAEAVTDVSGRGVGMDVVKRNIQQMGGHVEILSTRGKGTTIRIVLPLTLAILDGMSVKVGPEIFILPLNFVMESLQPRRDDIRAVTGEGQVVLVRGEYLPLVELYRTFEVPEARLDPTQGIIVILQAEGRRFALLVDELVGQQQVVVKNLETNYRRIHGISAATIMGDGSVALIVDVAALQRGQRSAAATIFN
- a CDS encoding methyl-accepting chemotaxis protein → MRDNQPVTQNEFVIGEHQYLISRTDLKGRITYANPAFVEVSGYSRDELLGAPHNIVRHPDMPSEAFGDLWETIKRGDTWTGLVKNRRKNGDFYWVLATVTPTLENNAVVGYTSVRVRPAAGATAQAEALYARFRSGQAGNLRIRGGQVERGGIAALARRVRLDTLRARLTGIIVLGALLLAIVGGLGLWGVSSSNDKLLKVYRNGMVPVSTLGVIGQKLDRDVLLVAEAVGSPNLDAMKRAGDEIAGSLDEINRQWAEYMKTVDDSTRAQAERFDVIRQRFTSDGLLQTVEMLRVGSAEGAQQTYLEKVKPAYGPMRDELNALTRLELTQATDLYQQSQKEHTIVRGATVVAVLGGIVVLFLLGSILRRAINHPLRVALGMSKQIAAGDLTGKAEGVGRDEIGQLLFGLSVMKNSLLSIVSDVREGIESINIASREIAAGNTDLSARTEQQAASLEQTASSMEQLTATVKQNADNARQASAMAVNASEIAARGGQVVGNVVDTMQGISTSSHKIVDIISVIEGIAFQTNILALNAAVEAARAGEQGRGFAVVAGEVRTLAQRSAAAAKEIKVLIEDSVGRVENGSSLVAQAGKTMDEIVQAVQRVTDIMGEISAASAEQSSGIEQVNRAVTQMDEVTQQNAALVEEAAAAAGSLEDQAHRLRDAVSVFRVGDALQAAGSPTVHRVASGAGQQVQQAQATAAVRQGAAKSMTAAMTAAVTAPAAAQNTASAAPARASAGGAATRTATRRPQASAPAANAQEDAQVLQLAARRGKAQPDGATGSSSNTKASDPGDWEEF